The Stratiformator vulcanicus genome has a segment encoding these proteins:
- a CDS encoding ABC transporter permease, with product MIAQSVLAEPPNDAPTEQRDPVTSLVTVETVIEPRRPWQFIDLAELWRYRDLFVLLAWRDVSVRYKQTFLGIAWAVLRPALLMVIFTIFVGPAIGAGGADARYPLYVYCGMLLWTMFSTALSASAESVVGAERLITKVYFPRLLIPFAAAAPAVVDFAFGGILLIGLLFAYGVVPSTAILLSPLPILAAALLAMSIGCLLAALNVVYRDVRYAVPFVIQAGLFATPAIYLPSNPTEPATVETAANSREEAAQIDSADKVKAEPNDAPSLNVEKQGASALRTWVTLLNPMNAIIEFFRATLTGVPLPWQDFGVSCGFVAIIVPLSAAIFRRFESSFADLI from the coding sequence ATGATCGCTCAGTCCGTTTTGGCCGAGCCACCCAACGACGCCCCGACCGAGCAACGCGACCCCGTGACATCACTGGTCACGGTGGAAACGGTGATTGAGCCACGCCGCCCTTGGCAGTTCATCGATCTTGCCGAGCTTTGGCGATACCGCGATCTGTTCGTTCTGCTGGCTTGGCGAGACGTGAGCGTCCGCTACAAGCAAACATTCCTGGGCATCGCTTGGGCGGTCCTCAGGCCGGCCCTATTGATGGTGATCTTCACGATCTTTGTCGGTCCCGCGATCGGGGCCGGTGGAGCCGACGCTCGCTACCCGCTCTATGTCTACTGCGGCATGTTGCTGTGGACGATGTTCTCGACGGCCCTTTCGGCTTCAGCCGAAAGCGTTGTGGGCGCCGAGCGACTCATCACCAAAGTCTATTTCCCCCGACTGCTGATTCCGTTCGCCGCCGCAGCTCCCGCCGTGGTCGATTTCGCCTTCGGTGGAATTTTGCTGATCGGGCTGCTGTTCGCCTACGGAGTGGTCCCGTCGACCGCGATTCTCTTATCACCCCTGCCCATTCTTGCTGCGGCACTGTTGGCGATGTCAATCGGTTGCCTGCTCGCCGCGCTAAATGTCGTCTACCGCGACGTTCGCTACGCGGTGCCCTTTGTGATTCAGGCAGGACTGTTCGCCACACCGGCGATTTATCTCCCGTCAAACCCCACGGAGCCCGCCACTGTTGAAACCGCCGCGAACAGCCGCGAAGAGGCAGCGCAAATCGACTCGGCTGACAAGGTCAAAGCGGAGCCCAACGACGCACCGTCTCTCAACGTAGAAAAACAAGGAGCAAGTGCTCTTCGCACTTGGGTCACCCTATTAAACCCCATGAACGCGATTATTGAATTCTTTCGCGCTACACTGACCGGAGTTCCGCTTCCCTGGCAGGACTTTGGCGTCTCCTGCGGATTTGTCGCAATCATCGTTCCGCTTTCGGCAGCAATTTTTCGCCGCTTCGAAAGCTCCTTCGCCGATCTGATTTGA